AAGACGGCCATCTGACGGCCCGCGTCGTTGACGTAGTAGTGGCGGTCCACGTCGTGGCCCGCGAACGAGAGGACCCGCGCCACCGCGTCGCCGACGATGGGGTTGCGCGCCCGGCCGACGTGGACCGGGCCGGTCGGGTTCGCGGACGTGTGTTCGACCACGACTTCCTCGCCGGTCGGTTCGAGGTGGCCGAAGTCCGCCTGCTGGGCCTCCTCGGCGGTGCCCTCGTAGTAGGCGTCGCTCGGCGCGAAGTTGACGTAGGGACCCTGCGGCGTCGCGGCGGCGATGAGGTCGTACTCGCTCGCGTCGATTTCGTCGGCGATCTGGCCCGCGACCTGCGGCGGGGGCGCGCCGACCTCGCCCGCGAGTCGGAACGCCGCGCTGGAAGCCAACACAGCGTTGACGCCCTCCGGCGGGTCCTCGACGCCGAGGTCGTCGGTCGGGAGGTCGAGCGCTTCGAGCGCGGAGACGAGCGCGTCCTCCACGTCGTCCCGGAACTGGAGATACATGTTACCCGATGATTTTCGACCGGCGGATAAATGGGTTTCTGAAGCGTGTGAGTCCGTCCGCGAGACCGTCGGTTCGGTCGCGTCTCTCCGGGCGCGAGGACTGCGTGCGAAAAAATGAAACCGCGTTCGAACAATCAGTCGGCGTCCGAGCCGAACACGCGCGGCATCCTGACCGTGGTATGTTCCGAGAGACCGTACGCCGCGGCTCCGAGGAGAACGACGCCCACCGCGAGGAGCGGGAGCGGCGAGATATTGTATCCGCTTGCGAGGAACAGCAACGTCGCAACGGTCCCACAGAGGACGGCATACGGAATCTGGGTGTTGACGTGGTCAACGTGGTCCGCTCCGGCGAACATCGACGACAGCACCGTCGTGTCGCTGATGGGCGAACAGTGGTCGCCGAACAGCGACCCCGTGAGAATGGCACCGACTGCGCCCGGAAGCGGTGCGCCGAGGTTGAACGCCAGCGGCACGGCAACGGGGAACATGATTCCCATCGTTCCCCACGAGGTGCCGATGCTGAACGAGATGACGGCCGCCGCGAGGAAGACGACCGCGGGGAGCAGTTCGGCGGTGATGACGCCCTCGGAGACGGAGACGACGTAGGGACCGACGCCGAGCGCTTCGCTGACCGACCCGATGGTCCACGCCAGCGAGAGAATGGCGACCGGGAACATCACCATCTTGAATCCCTCGAAGATGGAGTCGCTGATGTCGTCGAGTCCGACGCGCGCGTGCCCGACGAGAATCGCCAGTAGCAGGCCGCAGGCCGAGAAGACGCCCCAGAGGATGGCGTCGGCCGTCGCGGCGTCCTTCAGCGCTTCGACCGGGCCGACGCCCGGCCATCCGCCGGAAGTGAGCAGTCCGAGACCCGTGACGGCCACGAGCGCAACGATGGGGGCCGCGAAGTACCACCAGCGCGAATCGACGTGGTCGGGCGTGACGATATCCTCCTCGCGGGTCTCCAACAGCGGGTCCGCGTCGTCGCGGAGGACCTTTCCCGTCTCCTTCGCGCGGGTCTCCGCGCGCTTCATCGGCCCGAAGTTCCATCCGGTGATGACGACGATGAAGACGAGGACGACCGCGAGGAGACTGTAGAAGCGGAACGGGATGCTCTGGAGGAACACCACGAACGCGCTCTGGTCGATGCCGAGCGCCGTGAACTGCTCCCGGATGAGACCGACCTCGAAGCCGACCCACGTCGAGACGACGGCGACGCTAACGACGGGCGAGGTGGTCGAGTCGAGGAGATAGGCGAGTTTCTCTCGACTGATGTCGAACTGGTCGGTGATGGGGCGCATCACTGACCCGGTTATCATCGTACTCGCGTAAGAGTCAACGAAGATGAGCATCCCGAGGATGCTCGTCCCGAGTTCGGCCTGTCGGCGCGTCCGAATCCGCGAGATGATGCGCTCGGCGAGGGCTTTCATCCCTCCCGAGAGGAAGATCATCCCGAGCATCGCTCCCGAGAGGAACGTGAACAACAAGAGTTTGCTGTTGAACGACGCCGTGATGTTATCGATAACCAACTGGAGGGAGTGGGCCGCACCGGTGACCGGATTCCAACCCACCAAGATGGTCGCACCTATCCAAATCCCAGCAAACAGTGAGAGCAACACCTGTCTGCTCACCAGCGTCAGCACGATAGCGAACAGCGCTGGAAGCAGACTGATCATGCCGTACGTTTCTGATGCCATTACGCTCGAAGCGTTTCCTAGGGCGGTGGGTTAAACCTTGTTCAATTATCCTGCCTAAAACAGCGTTATTGCCCTCAATTTTCACACGTTTCTCAACATCCGGTTGCTTCGAGGGGCGTCGAAAGACGCGCGACTCGGGAGCGAGGAAACGTGAGCAACGAGGGCGACGGAGGAAAGAACGTTTTACCGTTGGACTACATCCTACCCACAATGAGCGAATCGGACGGACCGAAACAGGTGGACTCGCCGGAGTACCACCACGAGAACCACACCGCCGCCCAGACTTGCGGATGGACCGCCAACGCCCTGCGAGGAGAGGGCAAGTGTTACAAGAACATCTTCTACGGCATCGAGTCTCACCGCTGTATCCAGATGACGCCCGTGGTCAAGTGCAACGAGCGCTGTGTCTTCTGCTGGCGCGACCACGCGGGCCACGCCTACGAACTCGGCGACGTAGAGTGGGACGACCCCGAAGCGGTCGTCGATGCCAGCATCGAACTCCAGAAGAAACTCCTCTCGGGGTTCGGCGGCAACGACGAGGTGCCCCGCGAGCGCTTCGAAGAAAGCATGGAACCGCGCCACGTCGCCATCAGCCTCGACGGCGAACCGACGCTCTACCCCTATCTCCCGGAACTCATCGAGGCGTTCCACGACCGCGACATCACGACGTTCCTCGTGAGCAACGGCACCCGGCCCGACATCCTCAGGGAATGCGACCCGACGCAACTCTACGTCAGCGTGGACGCCCCCGAGCGCCACACCTTCGACGAGGTCGTGAAGGCGATGGAAGACGACGCGTGGGAGAAGTTGGTCGAGACGATGGACGTGCTGGCGGAGAAAGACGAGACTCGGACCGTCCTCCGAACCACGCTGGTCGGCGGTGAGAACGTCCATCATCCCGACTGGTACGCCGGATTCTAC
This genomic stretch from Halorussus pelagicus harbors:
- a CDS encoding Na+/H+ antiporter NhaC family protein, with amino-acid sequence MASETYGMISLLPALFAIVLTLVSRQVLLSLFAGIWIGATILVGWNPVTGAAHSLQLVIDNITASFNSKLLLFTFLSGAMLGMIFLSGGMKALAERIISRIRTRRQAELGTSILGMLIFVDSYASTMITGSVMRPITDQFDISREKLAYLLDSTTSPVVSVAVVSTWVGFEVGLIREQFTALGIDQSAFVVFLQSIPFRFYSLLAVVLVFIVVITGWNFGPMKRAETRAKETGKVLRDDADPLLETREEDIVTPDHVDSRWWYFAAPIVALVAVTGLGLLTSGGWPGVGPVEALKDAATADAILWGVFSACGLLLAILVGHARVGLDDISDSIFEGFKMVMFPVAILSLAWTIGSVSEALGVGPYVVSVSEGVITAELLPAVVFLAAAVISFSIGTSWGTMGIMFPVAVPLAFNLGAPLPGAVGAILTGSLFGDHCSPISDTTVLSSMFAGADHVDHVNTQIPYAVLCGTVATLLFLASGYNISPLPLLAVGVVLLGAAAYGLSEHTTVRMPRVFGSDAD
- the twy1 gene encoding 4-demethylwyosine synthase TYW1; this translates as MSESDGPKQVDSPEYHHENHTAAQTCGWTANALRGEGKCYKNIFYGIESHRCIQMTPVVKCNERCVFCWRDHAGHAYELGDVEWDDPEAVVDASIELQKKLLSGFGGNDEVPRERFEESMEPRHVAISLDGEPTLYPYLPELIEAFHDRDITTFLVSNGTRPDILRECDPTQLYVSVDAPERHTFDEVVKAMEDDAWEKLVETMDVLAEKDETRTVLRTTLVGGENVHHPDWYAGFYQRADPDFVELKSYMHVGESRDRVARESMLDHEDVVEFTERIQEHMPDHEYLKDVPVSRVALLSKTDDTWVPKLKKDSEFWARDAVSGE